A stretch of the Myxococcaceae bacterium JPH2 genome encodes the following:
- a CDS encoding OmpA family protein, with protein MNRTIVTLAAVQLLVGCGVPKAQLDAKALEAENYRRQYGDESEKVKALEARVAELESGKKDQAKADEALSASEARVQELLKKVEMLNALNASLAQSKDTLEKARAELEKKSEQYESLASSLKDEIKAGKIELSELKGRMVVKMKDKILFSSGSVKINPEGQAALAKVAEALKDVSGKLVRVEGHTDDVPTDPKGPFPSNWELSTTRALTVLKLLQDKGVSADKLSAVGYGEHHPISSNKTTQGKSLNRRIEIVLAPEDQAPGAKSKSASR; from the coding sequence ATGAACCGGACGATTGTCACGCTGGCCGCGGTGCAGCTCCTCGTCGGATGTGGCGTGCCGAAGGCACAGCTCGACGCCAAGGCGCTGGAGGCGGAGAACTACCGGCGCCAGTACGGCGACGAATCCGAGAAGGTCAAGGCGCTGGAGGCCCGCGTCGCCGAGCTGGAGTCCGGGAAGAAGGACCAGGCCAAGGCCGACGAGGCGCTGTCCGCCAGCGAGGCGCGCGTGCAGGAGCTGTTGAAGAAGGTGGAGATGCTCAACGCCCTCAACGCCTCCCTGGCGCAGAGCAAGGACACCCTGGAGAAGGCGCGCGCGGAGCTGGAGAAGAAGTCGGAGCAGTACGAGTCGCTCGCCTCCAGCCTCAAGGATGAAATCAAGGCCGGGAAGATTGAGCTGTCCGAGCTGAAGGGCCGGATGGTGGTGAAGATGAAGGACAAGATCCTCTTCTCGTCCGGCAGCGTGAAGATCAACCCCGAGGGACAGGCGGCGCTCGCGAAGGTGGCCGAGGCGCTGAAGGACGTGAGCGGCAAGCTGGTGCGCGTGGAGGGCCACACGGACGACGTGCCCACGGACCCCAAGGGCCCGTTCCCCAGCAACTGGGAGCTGTCCACCACGCGCGCGCTGACGGTGTTGAAGCTCCTGCAGGACAAGGGCGTGTCCGCGGACAAGCTGTCGGCGGTGGGCTACGGCGAGCACCACCCCATCTCCAGCAACAAGACGACGCAGGGAAAGAGCCTCAACCGCCGCATCGAGATCGTCCTGGCTCCCGAGGACCAGGCCCCGGGCGCGAAGTCGAAGTCGGCGAGCCGGTAA
- a CDS encoding SAM-dependent methyltransferase yields MATLGTTEAVLFLLSLGGLLAGLGSIVVYTLRTGISPMPTSPGVRREVLALVPPDTRGVVLELGAGWGTLAFALADRCPQAQVVAYELSPLPAGFCSLRQRLAPRPNLRVAREDFFRAPFAGASTVVCYLYPGAMAKLAPKLLAELPAGARVVSHTFALHGWRPVHTHRLDDLYRTPLYVYEVPASAPRAGGE; encoded by the coding sequence ATGGCCACCCTGGGCACGACGGAAGCGGTCCTCTTCCTGCTGTCGCTCGGGGGCCTCCTCGCGGGCCTGGGCTCCATCGTGGTCTACACCCTGCGCACGGGCATCTCGCCCATGCCCACCTCGCCGGGTGTCCGGCGCGAAGTGCTCGCGCTCGTGCCACCTGACACGCGGGGCGTCGTGCTGGAGCTGGGCGCGGGCTGGGGAACGCTGGCGTTCGCGCTGGCGGATCGCTGTCCCCAGGCCCAGGTGGTGGCCTACGAGCTGTCGCCTCTGCCCGCGGGCTTCTGCTCATTGCGACAACGCCTCGCGCCCCGCCCCAATCTCCGGGTGGCGCGCGAGGACTTCTTCCGCGCCCCGTTCGCGGGCGCGTCCACCGTCGTCTGCTACCTGTACCCCGGGGCCATGGCGAAGCTCGCCCCGAAGCTGCTCGCCGAGCTGCCGGCGGGCGCGCGCGTCGTCAGCCACACCTTCGCGCTGCATGGCTGGCGTCCCGTGCACACCCACCGGCTCGACGACCTGTACCGCACGCCCCTCTACGTCTACGAGGTCCCCGCCTCAGCGCCCCGCGCCGGTGGCGAGTGA